Proteins co-encoded in one Verrucomicrobiota bacterium genomic window:
- the folE2 gene encoding GTP cyclohydrolase FolE2 yields the protein MKPKVPMTDKQSERDHRDIRIDKVGVRGLRFPIQVLDKSRALQNTIATIGMFVDLPKEFKGTHMSRFIEVLNAHGNIVHVDNIPDILFAMQKKLHSATAHLEMEFPYFMTKQAPVSRMEGLMDYTARFDAAACGEEIDFKLTVKVPVTTLCPCSKAISQYSAHNQRGVVTVAIRSRNSIWIEDLIAMVESSASSELYSLLKRQDEKAVTERAYENPVFVEDLVRNVALKLNAHPDVTWYRVEAENYESIHNHNAYACIEKG from the coding sequence ATGAAACCGAAAGTGCCCATGACCGACAAGCAGAGCGAACGCGACCATCGGGATATCCGCATTGACAAGGTCGGCGTGCGCGGCCTGCGTTTCCCCATCCAGGTGCTGGATAAATCGCGCGCCCTCCAGAACACCATCGCCACCATCGGCATGTTCGTGGATCTGCCCAAGGAATTCAAGGGCACCCACATGAGTCGGTTTATCGAGGTGCTGAATGCCCACGGCAACATCGTGCATGTGGACAACATTCCGGACATCCTCTTTGCCATGCAGAAGAAGCTGCACTCGGCCACCGCGCACCTGGAGATGGAGTTCCCCTATTTCATGACCAAGCAAGCGCCCGTGTCCCGCATGGAAGGCCTGATGGATTACACCGCCCGCTTCGATGCCGCCGCCTGCGGCGAGGAAATTGATTTCAAGCTCACGGTGAAGGTGCCGGTGACCACCCTGTGCCCCTGCTCCAAGGCCATCAGCCAGTACAGCGCGCATAACCAGCGCGGGGTGGTCACCGTGGCCATCCGCTCCCGGAATTCCATCTGGATTGAGGATTTGATCGCCATGGTGGAAAGCTCCGCCAGTTCGGAACTCTATTCATTGCTCAAACGGCAGGATGAAAAAGCCGTCACCGAACGGGCGTACGAGAACCCGGTGTTTGTGGAGGACCTCGTGCGGAACGTGGCGCTCAAGCTCAACGCCCATCCGGACGTCACGTGGTACCGCGTCGAAGCGGAGAACTACGAGAGTATCCACAACCACAACGCCTACGCCTGCATCGAGAAGGGCTAA